A window of Infirmifilum lucidum contains these coding sequences:
- a CDS encoding replication factor C large subunit has translation MSSARFIPWAEKYRPRRIQDVVGNEEAKKEYVAWLNSWIRGKPSHKAVLLYGPPGCGKTSIVYATASEYNWELIEINASDVRSREAIQSRVFPAIQTGSIYGYSGKIILIDEVDGVWTREDVGGMDAIIELISKSRYPVVLTANDPWDPKLKDLREACKLIEFKKIGKRDVIRVLEDICSREGVHCDRDVLSAIADNAKGDLRAAINDLQTIAMGRKTISLADLQILGERAEQENMFEVVRTVLTAKTPEQALSVTRLPSLDYEMLIQWLSENIVAQYTPSYRAIADAYDALSMADIYLSRMKREQIWALLPYALELMTAGVASARERPPFKFVKYSFPEKLRILSRIKTKREKFVEATRNAARLLHVSTSTFRTEFLPYIRLINSYNPEQARRILASLGINEETAKYILET, from the coding sequence ATGTCCTCAGCGAGGTTCATTCCTTGGGCCGAAAAGTATAGGCCTAGACGTATACAAGATGTGGTCGGGAACGAGGAGGCCAAGAAGGAATATGTTGCATGGCTAAACTCATGGATCCGCGGAAAACCCTCGCACAAGGCAGTTCTGCTTTACGGCCCGCCTGGATGCGGTAAAACTAGCATCGTCTATGCTACGGCGTCGGAGTACAACTGGGAGCTCATTGAAATAAACGCCAGCGATGTTAGATCCAGGGAAGCCATACAGAGCCGAGTCTTCCCTGCCATACAGACGGGCTCCATCTACGGGTACTCAGGCAAAATCATACTCATCGACGAAGTCGACGGTGTATGGACACGTGAAGACGTGGGGGGGATGGACGCTATCATAGAGCTGATAAGTAAGTCCAGGTATCCGGTAGTTCTCACAGCAAATGATCCCTGGGATCCTAAGCTAAAGGATCTGCGTGAAGCCTGCAAGCTAATAGAATTTAAGAAAATCGGAAAACGCGATGTAATCAGGGTATTAGAGGACATATGCTCTCGTGAGGGAGTACACTGTGACCGTGATGTACTGTCTGCTATCGCAGATAATGCTAAGGGGGATCTTCGCGCTGCAATAAACGACTTGCAGACGATTGCCATGGGACGCAAGACCATAAGCCTCGCAGACCTCCAAATCCTGGGTGAAAGGGCTGAACAGGAGAACATGTTTGAAGTTGTGAGAACCGTCCTAACAGCTAAGACCCCGGAACAAGCTCTATCTGTTACGCGGTTACCCTCACTCGACTACGAAATGCTCATCCAATGGCTTAGCGAAAACATCGTCGCCCAGTATACGCCAAGCTATAGGGCGATTGCTGACGCTTACGATGCCCTGTCCATGGCAGATATTTATCTTAGTAGGATGAAGCGCGAGCAGATCTGGGCACTCTTGCCCTACGCTTTAGAGCTGATGACAGCTGGAGTGGCCAGCGCGCGAGAGAGGCCTCCTTTCAAGTTCGTGAAGTACAGTTTTCCCGAGAAACTCAGAATACTCTCAAGGATAAAAACTAAGCGTGAAAAGTTCGTGGAAGCAACACGTAATGCTGCCAGGCTGCTCCACGTGTCTACATCTACATTCAGGACAGAGTTCCTCCCGTATATAAGGCTCATAAACTCGTATAACCCAGAGCAGGCAAGGAGAATCCTCGCCTCACTCGGGATAAATGAAGAAACGGCGAAGTACATTCTGGAGACTTAG
- the mtnA gene encoding S-methyl-5-thioribose-1-phosphate isomerase, whose protein sequence is MLKLPRTIEWRDGVVRLINQKELPENLVYIETTDWRRLARAIKDMEIRGAPAIGVAAAFSMALFAWHFNGDSLESFLKELAYVAEEVKRTRPTAVNLFWAVERVLSRAKSTTSIEEARRIVIEEALKIQKEDEEANRRIGEIGADLIEDGDTIITVCNAGSLATSYWGTATAPMYVAKERGKNFRVIALETRPYLQGARLTAWELAQAGIDVYVATDNSIGILAMKEKINLAIVGADRITKTGWVANKLGTYLLALVSRVHNIPFYVAAPTSSFDLKSVGPNDFEIERRDPSEVLYIKGYRIAPEEVTAIYYAFDLTPPQLVTGIITEKGLIYPPFEKSIPRLLA, encoded by the coding sequence ATGCTAAAACTCCCGAGAACTATTGAGTGGAGAGACGGCGTTGTCCGCTTAATAAACCAAAAGGAGCTGCCAGAGAACTTAGTCTATATAGAGACGACCGACTGGAGACGCTTGGCCAGGGCAATTAAAGATATGGAGATTCGAGGGGCTCCAGCCATAGGTGTGGCAGCTGCCTTCTCTATGGCACTTTTCGCCTGGCATTTTAACGGGGACTCTCTTGAGAGCTTCTTAAAGGAATTAGCATATGTGGCAGAGGAAGTGAAGAGAACGCGCCCCACAGCAGTGAACCTCTTCTGGGCCGTTGAGAGGGTGCTCAGTAGAGCTAAAAGCACTACAAGCATTGAAGAGGCCAGGCGTATCGTCATCGAAGAAGCTTTGAAAATACAGAAGGAGGATGAGGAGGCTAACAGAAGGATTGGAGAGATAGGCGCCGATCTAATCGAAGACGGGGATACCATTATAACTGTTTGTAATGCAGGCTCGCTGGCGACTAGTTACTGGGGGACGGCGACAGCCCCGATGTATGTAGCGAAAGAAAGGGGGAAGAACTTCCGGGTAATAGCACTTGAAACCAGACCCTACCTCCAAGGGGCCCGGCTAACAGCGTGGGAGCTCGCCCAAGCAGGCATCGACGTCTATGTCGCCACCGACAACAGTATCGGTATCCTTGCCATGAAGGAGAAGATTAACCTCGCGATAGTCGGTGCTGATAGGATTACTAAGACAGGTTGGGTTGCAAACAAGCTGGGAACATACTTGCTAGCGCTGGTTTCACGCGTCCACAATATACCGTTCTATGTAGCAGCGCCAACCAGTTCTTTTGACCTTAAATCGGTGGGGCCCAACGACTTCGAGATCGAGAGGAGAGATCCCAGCGAAGTCCTGTACATAAAGGGCTATAGGATTGCCCCCGAAGAGGTTACAGCAATATACTATGCGTTCGACCTGACCCCTCCGCAGCTGGTCACCGGTATCATCACCGAGAAAGGCCTGATCTACCCTCCCTTCGAGAAGAGTATCCCCCGACTTCTCGCTTAA
- a CDS encoding endonuclease dU gives MQFTKPAFRVLGMAECFNKKLRKSILAAVSYRRDGIVDGVYLTWLTVGGLDATEKIVELVRNTGRQDINAVMLNGCIISWFNIVDIKTLYRELGIPVVCLSYEESSGLEKFLEKYFPGDEGRLKMYSNLGERRLVYISSSRSYVYARYEGIGEEDLRELLNAVTKHGKVPEPLRIAQSIARAIYLFLEENDPSFLQK, from the coding sequence TTGCAGTTCACGAAGCCTGCATTCCGCGTACTAGGAATGGCCGAATGCTTTAACAAGAAACTGAGGAAGTCCATATTGGCAGCTGTATCATACAGGAGGGATGGAATAGTAGACGGAGTTTATCTCACATGGTTGACTGTAGGCGGACTCGACGCAACAGAGAAGATAGTTGAACTCGTAAGAAACACGGGTAGGCAAGACATCAACGCTGTAATGTTGAACGGATGTATAATAAGCTGGTTTAACATCGTAGACATAAAAACTCTTTACAGAGAACTGGGCATACCAGTCGTGTGTCTAAGCTACGAGGAATCGAGCGGCCTCGAGAAATTCTTGGAGAAGTACTTTCCAGGCGATGAGGGGCGCCTAAAGATGTACTCTAATCTTGGCGAGCGCCGACTTGTGTACATAAGCAGCTCTAGGAGCTATGTGTACGCGCGGTACGAGGGCATCGGAGAAGAGGATCTCAGAGAGTTGCTCAACGCTGTTACTAAGCATGGAAAAGTCCCAGAGCCACTGCGCATAGCACAGAGTATCGCTAGAGCCATTTATTTGTTCCTCGAGGAGAACGATCCTTCATTCCTCCAAAAATAA
- a CDS encoding M24 family metallopeptidase, with product MEPFKSHVERLLGILSNKNLKAALIFSPANIYYFAGTDAPSLAIVLDRGDVLLLSSRLEYLRAVEEHVIGDVYAFSRQTDVAEYEKVIRGDLYDVIGKLLEGLPPEKIGIGGAGLETKKKLAEKLGAEPVDITRDVVALRRQKDKVELAIIREAAWLAEQAMRRAIDALDRGVTELDVVTAVLVTLLRGGARPSFDPIVAFGEHAAQPHAKPTQRALKEGDVVKIDLGARVKGYCSDITRTLIFGKPSQKQERILKAVVRAQERAMESIQAGKAARDVYFIAYKALQEEGLHLYFNHGLGHGVGIEVHEEPYLNSESEALLLPGDVVTVEPGVYMAGYLGVRVEDMILVEEGGAELLTYFPRDYLI from the coding sequence GTGGAACCATTTAAGAGCCATGTTGAAAGGCTACTAGGCATACTCTCTAACAAGAACCTTAAAGCGGCTCTCATCTTCTCACCGGCTAACATTTACTACTTCGCTGGAACGGATGCACCGAGCCTAGCGATAGTCCTAGACAGAGGGGATGTTCTGTTACTTTCAAGCAGACTTGAATACCTGAGGGCTGTCGAGGAGCACGTTATTGGCGATGTTTACGCCTTCTCTCGTCAGACGGATGTCGCAGAATACGAGAAAGTGATTAGAGGAGACTTGTACGATGTCATCGGAAAACTCCTAGAGGGACTACCCCCCGAGAAAATTGGCATCGGCGGCGCGGGGCTTGAAACAAAGAAAAAGCTCGCCGAGAAACTTGGAGCAGAGCCTGTTGATATTACGCGGGATGTTGTAGCCCTTAGGAGACAGAAGGACAAAGTCGAGCTCGCTATAATTAGGGAGGCGGCCTGGCTTGCTGAGCAAGCCATGAGAAGGGCAATTGACGCTCTTGACCGCGGAGTGACAGAGCTTGACGTCGTCACAGCAGTGCTCGTAACCCTCCTCAGAGGTGGAGCGCGCCCCTCGTTCGACCCAATAGTCGCATTCGGAGAACATGCTGCACAGCCACACGCAAAGCCGACGCAACGCGCACTGAAAGAGGGAGATGTCGTCAAGATAGACCTTGGGGCAAGAGTCAAAGGCTATTGTAGCGATATAACGCGGACTCTGATCTTTGGCAAACCCTCTCAGAAGCAAGAAAGGATATTAAAAGCTGTCGTGAGAGCGCAGGAACGCGCGATGGAAAGTATCCAGGCAGGTAAGGCTGCTAGGGATGTCTATTTCATTGCGTACAAGGCGCTCCAGGAGGAGGGACTACACCTCTACTTCAACCACGGCCTCGGGCATGGGGTAGGCATTGAAGTCCACGAAGAGCCGTACTTGAATTCTGAGAGCGAGGCTTTACTGCTCCCAGGCGACGTCGTAACCGTCGAGCCCGGAGTCTACATGGCTGGGTATCTGGGAGTAAGAGTAGAGGACATGATCCTGGTCGAGGAGGGCGGCGCAGAGCTACTGACATATTTCCCTAGGGATTACCTTATCTAG
- a CDS encoding HIT domain-containing protein, which translates to MLQSSKMYLKLEEIPFMHWGIITRYNFSPDKLHLVPRKRWDPLSSAPIVLPDASGRLVPIGKWKGHFSYISPIRGLRPGEDSDSKPRDVFKDIISGKDYAIFVALDDKPYDSVFSVEPIAVEISNTKAATIVNRFPAMVRVLDPELEGYLRSKLEDKHTRIARGINLVTFPVDAYYETFSEAPPDSLACVFKSLIQAIKSSVVEAQKHGHRLLPVYVFFNIGKMAGGSQPRLHAQTYIDLNEDGHGTFMENLLQAFDYSKSKCHLCSSRHDGRIVYENNTWIAWATSAPRRNFHVRIAPKRHLERITDLDESEIQGLVDTIITVSQAMDKVGIIRDRYLLIYSNPFGYNSFFHLFIDFIPFERIGGIEILDSVRVARVAPEEAARIIRGAIG; encoded by the coding sequence GTGCTCCAGTCGAGTAAAATGTACCTAAAACTGGAGGAGATACCCTTCATGCACTGGGGCATCATAACACGCTATAACTTCTCACCTGACAAGCTTCACCTAGTACCGCGTAAACGATGGGATCCTCTATCTTCTGCGCCTATAGTACTGCCTGATGCCTCTGGGCGTCTCGTGCCGATAGGTAAGTGGAAAGGGCACTTCTCGTATATAAGTCCCATCCGGGGCTTAAGACCTGGCGAGGACAGTGATAGTAAGCCTAGAGATGTTTTCAAGGACATAATCTCCGGGAAAGACTACGCAATTTTCGTGGCGCTTGATGATAAACCCTATGACTCTGTCTTCAGTGTAGAGCCTATTGCTGTCGAGATCTCAAATACTAAGGCTGCCACGATAGTAAATAGGTTCCCCGCTATGGTGAGAGTCCTGGATCCTGAATTAGAGGGGTATCTACGCTCAAAACTAGAAGACAAGCACACTAGGATAGCGCGCGGCATAAACCTAGTGACATTCCCAGTTGACGCGTACTACGAGACGTTCAGCGAGGCGCCACCGGATTCGTTAGCTTGTGTCTTCAAGTCGCTCATACAGGCTATTAAGTCAAGCGTAGTAGAGGCCCAGAAACACGGGCACAGACTATTACCCGTGTATGTCTTCTTTAATATTGGGAAGATGGCCGGAGGCAGCCAGCCACGCCTACACGCCCAGACGTATATTGACTTGAACGAGGACGGGCATGGCACCTTCATGGAGAACCTCTTACAAGCCTTCGATTACTCGAAAAGCAAGTGTCACCTTTGCTCGTCTCGGCATGACGGGAGGATTGTTTACGAAAACAATACCTGGATAGCGTGGGCCACCTCTGCTCCTCGCCGTAATTTCCACGTCAGGATTGCGCCGAAGCGTCACCTAGAGAGGATAACCGATCTCGACGAAAGCGAAATCCAGGGCCTTGTAGACACTATTATTACAGTCTCGCAGGCAATGGACAAGGTAGGCATTATTAGAGACAGATATCTACTGATTTATAGCAACCCCTTCGGGTATAACTCGTTCTTCCACCTTTTCATCGACTTTATACCTTTCGAGAGAATTGGAGGCATAGAGATCCTAGATTCGGTACGCGTCGCTAGAGTGGCGCCAGAGGAAGCTGCGAGGATTATCCGCGGGGCTATTGGTTGA
- a CDS encoding roadblock/LC7 domain-containing protein gives MSLDKETEIRGVLGKIIKETHDAIMSIVFAWRDGIPVSFIAPDQSQAEFLAVASAAALGSLDALGDIFGSRVKRVDVEFENGGHVIISSVNGSFIALSTTPRPNLGLIHLVLRKYEDDVVRMAGVGYVDAKKLPKNTR, from the coding sequence ATGAGTCTGGACAAGGAGACCGAAATTCGAGGTGTCCTTGGGAAAATAATCAAGGAGACGCACGATGCAATCATGTCGATAGTGTTTGCGTGGCGGGACGGAATACCCGTGTCTTTCATAGCCCCCGACCAGTCTCAAGCCGAGTTCCTGGCAGTGGCCTCCGCCGCGGCGCTGGGATCCCTCGACGCTCTCGGGGACATTTTCGGTAGTCGCGTTAAGCGCGTCGACGTGGAGTTTGAGAATGGAGGCCATGTCATCATATCATCCGTTAACGGCTCCTTCATTGCGCTCTCGACAACGCCACGCCCCAACCTAGGACTGATACATCTCGTCCTGAGGAAGTACGAGGACGACGTCGTAAGGATGGCCGGTGTCGGCTATGTCGACGCGAAGAAACTACCTAAAAATACTCGTTAG
- a CDS encoding GTP-binding protein: MSTRRNYLKILVSGPYASGKTTFVKTVATSSLLTTEVPVSTLYESQVKQYTTIAFDYGKTNVDGVDVYLFGTPGQTRLQFMWRVLSAGMHGYIFIVDGTSMLHVLRSRAVYEYMKSLGDYPHVVAVSKQDLPNSVKPSIVAQLFGISPGSVMPLVTHDRSSALTVLKRIVEIVRESTDQPFFK, from the coding sequence ATGTCGACGCGAAGAAACTACCTAAAAATACTCGTTAGCGGTCCCTATGCCAGTGGGAAGACAACTTTTGTAAAAACCGTTGCAACTAGCAGTTTATTGACGACGGAAGTTCCTGTATCTACGCTATATGAGTCACAAGTAAAACAGTACACGACTATAGCCTTCGACTATGGCAAGACAAACGTAGATGGTGTAGATGTGTACCTTTTTGGTACACCTGGCCAGACGCGTTTACAGTTCATGTGGAGGGTTCTCTCGGCGGGCATGCATGGTTACATATTCATCGTAGATGGTACGTCTATGCTCCACGTATTGCGGTCACGTGCAGTTTACGAGTATATGAAGAGTCTAGGAGACTACCCGCATGTCGTGGCCGTGAGCAAGCAAGACCTCCCAAATAGTGTAAAGCCCAGCATCGTGGCCCAGCTCTTCGGGATTAGTCCCGGGAGCGTCATGCCGCTGGTTACACATGATAGGTCATCTGCCCTGACGGTGTTAAAACGTATAGTAGAAATCGTGAGAGAATCCACGGATCAACCTTTTTTTAAATGA
- a CDS encoding roadblock/LC7 domain-containing protein → MSLNLEALRRLIEPVTKVAGFEGFVVATSDGLPLLSSLSDKDLEEKVAALTAVLSEVGNRASTELGKGEADWIAVYAPDGSGIIYVKLGEVGYMAVLFSRDTRLGVLLYTLKEIKKKILEARIS, encoded by the coding sequence ATGAGCCTAAACCTCGAAGCATTGAGGAGACTTATAGAGCCGGTTACAAAAGTCGCAGGATTCGAAGGGTTCGTTGTTGCCACGAGCGATGGCCTACCTCTCTTAAGTAGCCTGTCTGACAAGGATTTAGAGGAGAAGGTCGCTGCCTTGACGGCAGTTTTGAGTGAAGTGGGTAACAGAGCCAGTACAGAGTTGGGGAAGGGTGAGGCAGACTGGATCGCTGTTTATGCTCCTGACGGCTCCGGTATAATATACGTTAAACTCGGTGAAGTAGGCTACATGGCAGTTCTATTCAGTAGAGACACGCGACTGGGAGTACTTCTTTATACGCTTAAGGAAATAAAGAAGAAGATTTTGGAAGCGAGAATATCTTAG
- a CDS encoding pyridoxal phosphate-dependent aminotransferase, whose product MSSPIRRIAALLDEARRKGDIISFGGGAPSLPPPQEVVEYIAEALKRYPQKTVAYGSTRGMIELRELISQDLKKYWGVSYDPHEEIMIVNGGTEGIYLALGAILEPGDEVILIDPTYVGYSEPIRLFGGRVRYVPVRVEEGYQPKIEDLEKVVSPLTKAFILLSPDNPTGRIVTDKFVSDLVRLAKEHDFWIIFDAVYKHITYGRQTPWVDAYPGARERTITIHSFSKEASIPGFRLGYVTGPPEVIEAMEKIKQYVSLAPDTPGQIAMIKFYENGIKERYLNEVVIPTYRRRRDFMYKAIQEYLPEAKTTLPEGAFYFFVDLRPYLEAMGRDDEEFANRLLYRKSVVVIPGKYFGEMGKGHVRMTFVSESEERIEEGLKRMNAYITSYL is encoded by the coding sequence GTGAGTTCCCCGATAAGGAGAATAGCTGCCTTGCTTGACGAGGCAAGGCGTAAAGGAGATATAATAAGCTTTGGCGGGGGGGCACCGAGCCTACCTCCCCCGCAGGAAGTTGTCGAGTATATTGCGGAGGCCCTTAAACGCTACCCTCAGAAGACTGTGGCTTACGGGAGCACGCGTGGAATGATCGAGCTTAGAGAACTAATCTCGCAGGACTTGAAAAAATACTGGGGTGTATCGTACGATCCTCATGAGGAGATAATGATCGTCAACGGTGGAACAGAGGGAATATACCTGGCTCTTGGAGCCATTCTAGAGCCGGGAGACGAGGTTATCCTAATAGACCCGACGTATGTTGGTTATAGTGAGCCTATCCGGCTGTTCGGAGGACGCGTGAGGTATGTCCCCGTGCGCGTGGAAGAGGGATACCAGCCAAAAATCGAAGACTTGGAAAAAGTCGTCTCCCCCCTGACAAAGGCTTTCATCCTCCTATCCCCCGATAACCCTACTGGGCGAATAGTAACCGATAAATTCGTAAGTGACCTGGTAAGACTTGCCAAGGAGCACGATTTCTGGATCATTTTCGACGCAGTGTACAAACACATCACGTACGGCCGTCAAACGCCTTGGGTCGACGCCTACCCTGGTGCAAGGGAGAGAACGATAACTATCCACAGCTTTAGCAAGGAGGCCTCCATTCCAGGGTTTAGGCTGGGCTACGTGACCGGCCCACCCGAGGTAATAGAGGCGATGGAGAAGATTAAGCAGTATGTTTCGTTGGCGCCCGATACTCCCGGGCAGATAGCAATGATAAAGTTCTACGAGAACGGGATAAAGGAGCGCTATCTAAACGAAGTAGTTATACCTACGTATAGGAGGCGCCGAGATTTCATGTACAAAGCAATCCAGGAGTACCTGCCTGAGGCTAAGACAACGCTCCCAGAGGGGGCTTTCTACTTTTTCGTTGATCTAAGACCATACCTAGAGGCCATGGGTAGAGACGATGAAGAGTTCGCCAACCGCTTGCTCTATAGGAAGAGCGTCGTAGTGATACCTGGCAAGTATTTCGGTGAGATGGGTAAAGGGCATGTTAGAATGACTTTTGTCAGCGAGAGCGAGGAGAGAATAGAGGAAGGACTTAAGAGGATGAATGCCTACATTACTAGCTATCTCTAA
- a CDS encoding 30S ribosomal protein S11 produces the protein MAEAEKEQKPKEQREAKHRSDVGIAWIYASYNNTIIHITDISGSETIAIASGGQVAKADRDKPSPWAAMQAAMKAAKIALDKGIRVVHVKVKAPGGYGAKTPGPGAGPAIRALVRAGLIVDRIEDVTPLPTDTIRKPGGRRGRRV, from the coding sequence ATGGCGGAAGCTGAGAAGGAGCAGAAACCAAAGGAGCAGAGAGAAGCGAAGCACAGAAGCGATGTTGGCATTGCTTGGATCTACGCTAGCTACAACAACACAATTATTCACATCACAGACATCTCCGGATCGGAGACAATAGCCATAGCATCCGGGGGGCAGGTCGCAAAGGCCGATAGGGACAAGCCCTCCCCCTGGGCAGCCATGCAGGCAGCAATGAAAGCCGCGAAAATCGCACTAGACAAGGGTATAAGGGTTGTACACGTCAAGGTAAAGGCTCCTGGAGGTTATGGTGCAAAAACTCCAGGCCCTGGAGCGGGGCCCGCAATCCGAGCTCTAGTGCGTGCTGGACTCATTGTTGACCGTATTGAGGACGTCACCCCGCTGCCGACGGACACTATTAGAAAACCGGGTGGGCGTAGAGGAAGAAGAGTGTAA
- a CDS encoding 30S ribosomal protein S4, whose protein sequence is MGDPKKPRRKWQGPGHPWRKEVLEEEMRLLGEYGLRNKHELWIAKSLLREIRARARKLLALPEEQRLPLEKPLVARLYRMGLLPSEDASLDDILSLNVRHVLERRLQTIVYRKGLASSIYHARQLITHGHIAIGGRRARSPGYLVPRDEEELIGFYPLSPYARRVEQVKSGE, encoded by the coding sequence ATGGGCGATCCTAAGAAGCCGAGGAGAAAGTGGCAGGGACCGGGGCACCCGTGGAGGAAGGAAGTCCTAGAGGAGGAAATGCGCCTCTTAGGTGAGTACGGCTTAAGGAATAAACACGAGTTGTGGATTGCCAAGTCGTTACTTAGGGAGATTAGGGCTAGGGCAAGGAAGCTGTTGGCCTTACCCGAGGAGCAACGCCTCCCCCTTGAAAAGCCCCTAGTAGCACGTTTGTACAGGATGGGGCTGCTCCCCAGCGAGGATGCCTCACTTGACGATATCCTAAGCTTGAACGTACGACACGTGCTGGAGAGAAGGCTACAAACAATAGTATACAGAAAGGGCCTGGCGTCCAGCATCTACCATGCTAGGCAACTGATAACGCACGGCCACATAGCAATCGGCGGTAGGAGAGCCAGGAGCCCTGGGTATTTAGTGCCGCGAGACGAGGAAGAACTTATAGGCTTCTACCCCTTATCGCCCTACGCTAGACGTGTTGAACAAGTTAAGTCTGGTGAGTAA
- a CDS encoding 30S ribosomal protein S13, whose protein sequence is MSSEFRYIVRVAGVDLPGDKALAYALADIKGVGVNTAYAVLRKLGFDPHRLLGTLTEEEVEKISNALKNVEALGLPDWMLNRRRDPITGASSHLITSDLLLTVRGDIEAMKKIKSYKGIRHMLGLKVRGQRTRTTGRTGLTVGVRKGASKKQQEKK, encoded by the coding sequence ATGTCTAGTGAGTTCCGGTACATTGTAAGGGTTGCAGGAGTAGACTTGCCGGGTGATAAAGCCCTAGCTTATGCTCTAGCTGACATAAAGGGAGTGGGCGTAAACACGGCCTATGCAGTTTTAAGGAAACTGGGTTTTGATCCCCACAGATTACTCGGCACTCTCACAGAGGAGGAGGTCGAGAAGATTTCCAATGCGCTAAAAAACGTTGAGGCGCTAGGTTTGCCCGACTGGATGCTCAACAGGAGGAGAGACCCTATCACAGGCGCTAGCAGCCACTTAATAACCTCTGATCTTCTGCTGACAGTTAGAGGCGACATAGAAGCCATGAAGAAGATTAAGAGCTACAAGGGCATTAGACACATGTTGGGTCTAAAGGTTAGAGGACAGAGGACGAGAACAACAGGCAGAACAGGCTTGACAGTAGGAGTAAGGAAGGGGGCTTCGAAAAAACAGCAAGAGAAGAAATAG
- a CDS encoding GNAT family N-acetyltransferase, which yields MSNGGIQFVVPSDPSLFRQIMDVMKDAWSMPDYTEAVPPHVMKAIVDNGGFLEVAIHNGRVVGFVLGFIGYDREYGYYHYSHMLGVLKEYRGKNIAFELKLHQREWSMKRGYNLVVWTFDPHQGLNARFNFGKLGVISRKFYENYYGEITDGINIGLPTDRFKVEWWITSKRVEGRISGRDRPPTYDEVKDVAYPFIATEKREGIITPLKILQDFSKDLVLLEFPGDINALRAKCFECALKWKIMFREAIQNLLRNGYIVVEHVPLVEEGERHNFYLLARSPLEEILRGEYPWR from the coding sequence ATGAGCAACGGAGGTATCCAGTTCGTAGTACCCTCAGACCCCTCCCTTTTTAGACAAATTATGGACGTCATGAAGGACGCGTGGTCGATGCCGGACTACACAGAGGCTGTGCCCCCTCACGTGATGAAGGCAATAGTGGACAATGGAGGTTTTCTCGAGGTCGCGATACACAATGGGCGCGTTGTAGGTTTTGTACTGGGCTTCATAGGCTACGACCGAGAGTACGGGTACTACCACTACTCGCACATGCTAGGCGTCCTCAAGGAGTACCGCGGCAAGAACATTGCGTTTGAGCTAAAGCTCCATCAAAGAGAGTGGAGCATGAAGCGTGGCTACAATCTTGTCGTCTGGACTTTCGACCCACACCAAGGCTTGAATGCACGCTTCAACTTCGGCAAGCTTGGAGTTATCTCCAGAAAGTTCTACGAGAACTACTATGGAGAAATAACAGATGGAATAAACATTGGGCTACCCACAGACCGCTTCAAGGTTGAGTGGTGGATAACGAGCAAGAGAGTAGAGGGTCGGATAAGCGGGAGAGACAGGCCCCCGACATACGACGAGGTAAAGGATGTAGCATACCCGTTTATAGCCACGGAAAAGAGGGAGGGCATAATTACCCCGCTCAAGATTCTCCAGGACTTCTCGAAGGATCTCGTCCTCCTCGAGTTCCCCGGAGACATAAATGCTCTCAGGGCTAAGTGTTTCGAGTGTGCCCTAAAGTGGAAGATCATGTTCCGCGAAGCTATCCAAAACCTCTTAAGGAATGGGTACATAGTAGTGGAGCATGTACCTCTCGTAGAGGAGGGGGAGAGACATAACTTCTACTTACTCGCCAGGAGCCCTCTTGAAGAGATACTTAGAGGTGAGTACCCTTGGAGATAA